From a single Prochlorococcus sp. MIT 0603 genomic region:
- a CDS encoding Tab2/Atab2 family RNA-binding protein encodes MIPTSSEPEQKQLKRSDWELDFYSRPIIETDGKKRWELLISSTEDFSGAKTFRWEKRCPANEVNSLWLSQSLEEALKEAQEQGWDCPKRLRCWRSSMRTMIKKASEKVGIEVVDSRRTFALYEWIEQREKNLYPNEEGYISGPIAPNPNIIINQPEPLPEALRGDAWSFSSLSIANLREAKEWPMEFYSLLHIKESINENCSVPGLRLFSKTRALALSAWLSGVEPVKLLVENNQLILEAGQEERWLVTDMNKEYSEKVKLNLIEARENADGIQFISIQTSPEEEKFTGFWMLKDINFI; translated from the coding sequence ATGATACCAACCTCATCAGAACCAGAACAAAAACAGTTGAAAAGGAGTGATTGGGAACTGGACTTCTATTCTCGCCCGATAATAGAAACTGATGGAAAGAAAAGGTGGGAACTATTAATTTCAAGTACTGAAGATTTCTCTGGAGCTAAAACTTTTCGCTGGGAAAAAAGGTGCCCTGCAAATGAAGTCAATTCATTATGGCTAAGTCAATCATTAGAAGAGGCATTAAAAGAAGCTCAGGAGCAAGGGTGGGATTGCCCAAAGAGATTGCGCTGTTGGCGTTCATCTATGAGAACAATGATAAAGAAAGCTTCCGAAAAAGTTGGAATAGAAGTTGTTGATAGTCGAAGAACTTTTGCACTTTATGAATGGATTGAACAAAGAGAAAAAAACCTATACCCCAATGAAGAAGGCTATATTTCAGGGCCAATAGCTCCTAATCCCAACATAATAATTAACCAACCTGAACCTTTGCCTGAGGCACTTAGAGGAGATGCTTGGAGCTTTTCGTCCCTTTCGATAGCTAATTTACGCGAAGCAAAAGAATGGCCAATGGAATTCTATTCACTACTTCATATAAAAGAATCTATTAACGAAAATTGCTCAGTACCTGGCCTCCGATTATTTAGCAAGACTAGAGCTCTTGCTTTGTCAGCTTGGTTAAGTGGAGTTGAGCCAGTTAAACTTTTAGTTGAAAACAACCAATTAATCTTAGAAGCAGGTCAAGAAGAAAGATGGCTAGTTACAGATATGAATAAAGAATATTCTGAAAAAGTCAAGCTGAATTTAATTGAAGCAAGAGAAAATGCTGATGGAATTCAATTTATATCCATTCAAACCTCACCTGAAGAGGAAAAATTCACTGGTTTTTGGATGTTAAAAGATATAAATTTCATCTAA
- a CDS encoding long-chain acyl-[acyl-carrier-protein] reductase, translated as MFGLIGHSTSFQDARKKAMDLGYDHIAEGDLDVWCSAPPQLVEHVKVVSAIGKTIEGAYIDSCFVPEMLGRFKTARRKVLNAMELAQKKGISITALGGFTSIIFENFNLLQNKQVRNTTLDWERFTTGNTHTAWVICRQLEINAPLLGIDLKKARVAVVGATGDIGSAVCRWMSERTQVKELLLIARQQKPLQELDECLQCDSRILSLGEALPEADAVVWVASLPKNLEIDKSTIRRPCLMIDGGYPKNIDMKFRGEGIHVLKGGIVEFFADIGWNMMELAEMEIPQRQMFACFAEAMLLEFENCHTNFSWGRNNITLEKMDFIGQASLKHGFSVLGLQPGLQESFA; from the coding sequence ATGTTTGGATTGATAGGGCACTCAACAAGCTTTCAAGATGCCAGGAAAAAGGCAATGGATTTGGGATATGACCATATTGCAGAAGGAGACCTTGATGTTTGGTGTAGTGCACCACCTCAGTTGGTTGAGCATGTAAAAGTAGTTAGTGCAATTGGTAAAACTATTGAAGGAGCATATATAGATTCCTGCTTTGTTCCTGAAATGCTTGGACGATTTAAGACAGCAAGGCGAAAGGTCCTTAACGCAATGGAGTTGGCTCAGAAAAAAGGTATAAGCATTACAGCATTAGGAGGCTTTACTTCGATTATTTTTGAGAATTTTAATCTTCTTCAGAATAAACAGGTTCGAAATACAACTCTTGATTGGGAACGCTTTACAACAGGTAATACTCATACAGCATGGGTGATTTGTAGGCAGTTAGAGATCAATGCCCCTCTTCTAGGAATTGATCTAAAGAAAGCTCGAGTTGCTGTTGTGGGTGCAACAGGAGATATTGGGAGTGCGGTTTGTCGTTGGATGTCTGAGCGAACTCAAGTAAAGGAACTTTTGCTCATAGCTCGTCAGCAAAAACCCCTTCAAGAACTTGATGAATGTCTACAATGTGATAGTCGAATACTTAGTTTGGGAGAGGCTCTGCCAGAAGCCGATGCAGTTGTCTGGGTAGCAAGTTTACCTAAAAATTTAGAAATTGATAAAAGTACTATTCGGCGACCTTGCCTAATGATAGATGGCGGCTATCCCAAAAATATTGATATGAAATTCAGAGGAGAAGGCATCCATGTCTTAAAGGGGGGTATTGTTGAATTTTTTGCAGATATTGGTTGGAATATGATGGAATTAGCAGAAATGGAGATCCCTCAACGTCAGATGTTTGCTTGTTTTGCTGAAGCAATGCTACTTGAATTTGAAAATTGTCATACTAATTTTAGTTGGGGAAGGAATAACATCACTTTGGAGAAAATGGATTTTATAGGTCAAGCCTCTTTAAAACATGGTTTTTCAGTTCTTGGCCTTCAACCTGGTTTACAGGAATCTTTTGCTTAA
- the ilvB gene encoding biosynthetic-type acetolactate synthase large subunit, with the protein MPVSSFSLGLGESTSQKQMQILGSDALMDSLRRHGVDTIFGYPGGAILPIYDAVYKAEKEGWLKHILVRHEQGGAHAADGFARATGKVGVCFGTSGPGATNLVTGIATAQMDSVPLVVITGQVPRAAIGTDAFQETDIFGITLPIVKHSWVVRKPSEIASVIAQAFFIAASGRPGPVLVDIPKDVGQETFDYEPVQPGSVIPAGFKSPPNPDLKSIAKALDLIEKAQRPLLYVGGGVISASAHDDLAAIAKRYHLPVTTTLMGKGAFDERDPLSVGMLGMHGTAYANFAVTDCDLLVAIGARFDDRVTGKLDTFASKAKVIHFEVDPAEINKNRIADVAVLGDLSASLSKLLELSNQRKILPNTDKWLAKIEEWKTNYPLVIPLKEGEIYPQEVLLALRDLAPNAYITTDVGQHQMWSAQYLRNGPRQWISSAGLGTMGFGVPAALGVQIALPEEKVICIAGDASILMNIQELSTISQYQLNTKIIIINNHWQGMVRQWQESFYDERYSATNMLTGEPDFVALANAFGVGGILIKDRNMLKTKLKEALDHPGAMLIDVHVRRDENCYPMVPPGKSNAEMVGLPNVLDPDS; encoded by the coding sequence GTGCCCGTATCGTCTTTTTCTTTAGGCCTTGGTGAATCAACGAGCCAGAAGCAAATGCAGATATTAGGATCAGATGCCCTGATGGACTCTCTTCGGAGACATGGAGTTGATACTATTTTCGGCTATCCCGGAGGAGCTATTCTCCCCATATATGATGCAGTTTATAAGGCCGAAAAAGAAGGTTGGTTAAAACATATCCTTGTTAGGCATGAGCAAGGTGGTGCACATGCTGCCGATGGATTTGCTAGGGCAACAGGTAAGGTTGGGGTTTGCTTTGGTACGTCTGGACCAGGAGCAACAAATCTTGTTACAGGGATTGCTACTGCTCAGATGGATTCGGTCCCATTGGTTGTAATTACTGGACAGGTTCCAAGGGCTGCAATTGGCACAGATGCTTTTCAAGAAACAGATATTTTTGGCATTACCCTCCCAATTGTTAAACATTCTTGGGTAGTAAGAAAACCTTCTGAAATCGCATCGGTTATAGCACAAGCTTTCTTTATAGCGGCCTCTGGCCGCCCAGGCCCTGTTTTAGTTGATATACCAAAAGATGTAGGCCAGGAGACTTTTGATTATGAACCTGTTCAGCCTGGATCTGTAATACCTGCTGGCTTTAAGTCGCCACCAAATCCTGATCTTAAATCGATAGCAAAAGCACTGGATTTAATTGAAAAAGCGCAACGACCTCTTTTGTATGTAGGAGGCGGGGTGATTTCGGCTAGTGCTCATGATGATCTTGCTGCTATAGCAAAACGTTATCACTTGCCTGTTACAACAACATTAATGGGAAAAGGTGCTTTTGATGAACGAGACCCACTCTCAGTTGGCATGTTGGGAATGCATGGTACTGCATATGCAAATTTTGCAGTGACTGATTGCGATTTATTAGTTGCAATAGGCGCTCGTTTTGATGACAGGGTCACAGGCAAACTTGATACATTTGCTTCTAAGGCTAAGGTTATTCATTTTGAGGTGGACCCAGCAGAAATAAATAAGAATAGAATTGCTGATGTAGCTGTCCTTGGTGATTTAAGTGCAAGTCTTTCGAAGTTATTAGAGTTAAGCAATCAAAGAAAAATTCTTCCGAATACTGATAAGTGGTTGGCAAAAATAGAAGAATGGAAGACTAATTATCCACTTGTTATACCTTTGAAAGAAGGTGAAATATATCCTCAAGAAGTGTTGTTGGCGTTAAGAGATTTGGCGCCGAATGCATACATAACAACTGATGTAGGTCAGCACCAAATGTGGTCTGCTCAATATTTAAGAAATGGACCAAGGCAATGGATTAGCAGTGCGGGATTAGGAACAATGGGTTTTGGTGTGCCTGCAGCATTAGGGGTCCAAATCGCATTGCCAGAAGAGAAGGTGATTTGTATTGCTGGTGATGCAAGTATCCTTATGAATATTCAAGAATTAAGTACAATTTCGCAATATCAACTAAACACAAAAATCATCATTATTAATAATCATTGGCAAGGTATGGTTCGCCAGTGGCAAGAAAGCTTTTATGACGAACGTTATTCAGCAACGAATATGCTAACTGGAGAACCTGACTTTGTTGCTCTTGCAAATGCTTTTGGTGTTGGTGGCATATTAATTAAAGATCGGAATATGTTAAAAACTAAGTTAAAGGAAGCATTGGATCATCCTGGAGCAATGCTAATTGATGTGCATGTTCGTAGAGATGAGAATTGTTACCCCATGGTTCCACCTGGTAAAAGTAATGCTGAGATGGTCGGATTGCCAAATGTTTTAGACCCAGATTCTTAA
- a CDS encoding creatininase family protein has protein sequence METISISSKLRNFAYLSWPDASEAALREGSTLVWPFGACEQHGPHLPLITDAFFAKSILFDVLNRLPNDLPIWSLPSQTIGFSPEHLAFPGTLSLSGDLMMKMVSEIGRQLAGMGFKRLVFFNAHGGQIGLLQAIARELRVQCPSMAVLPCFLWSGIDSLKNLIPDREVEQGLHAALAETSLMLSLNSHLVGDDRPFDGGFKKTDEKTTQVPKGWSLEGSAPCAWLTHELSKTGVIGDSRGASSDLGDKLKDLLVDHWVELFLNLMNSNWPPLD, from the coding sequence TTGGAGACTATTTCTATCAGTTCTAAATTGCGTAACTTTGCTTACCTTAGTTGGCCAGATGCTTCTGAGGCAGCATTGAGAGAGGGCTCAACCCTTGTGTGGCCTTTCGGTGCATGTGAACAACATGGCCCGCATTTGCCTTTGATCACAGATGCTTTTTTTGCAAAAAGTATTTTGTTTGATGTTTTAAATCGCTTACCAAATGATTTGCCAATATGGTCTTTGCCTTCTCAAACTATTGGCTTTTCACCGGAGCATCTAGCTTTTCCTGGGACTTTATCTCTTTCAGGTGATTTGATGATGAAAATGGTTAGTGAAATCGGGAGGCAGTTGGCAGGGATGGGATTCAAAAGACTTGTTTTTTTTAATGCTCATGGAGGACAAATTGGTCTTTTGCAGGCAATAGCAAGAGAATTAAGAGTTCAATGTCCTTCTATGGCCGTTTTGCCATGTTTTTTATGGAGTGGTATTGATTCTTTAAAGAATTTGATTCCAGATCGAGAAGTTGAACAAGGATTACATGCTGCTTTGGCTGAAACCAGCTTAATGCTTTCATTGAATTCTCATTTAGTGGGAGATGATAGGCCCTTTGATGGTGGTTTCAAAAAAACTGATGAAAAAACCACCCAAGTTCCTAAAGGGTGGAGTCTTGAAGGTTCAGCTCCATGTGCTTGGCTTACGCATGAGCTTAGTAAAACTGGTGTAATAGGAGATAGTAGAGGCGCTAGCTCTGATTTAGGCGATAAACTAAAGGATTTATTAGTAGACCATTGGGTGGAATTGTTCCTAAATCTAATGAATAGTAATTGGCCACCTTTGGATTAG
- a CDS encoding S1 RNA-binding domain-containing protein translates to MAGSGSPQPKRPNPPRQQDSMRKPLQVMHISRKKEPTAFDELDDTKQIKSDNKQQEEHGLNPKSENILLRPSETANKKSQKEFIDEQDKEVTMEDLLNKENLPNQDKASSGNFTSGDFTERSVDDFDFDEGAFLAALEENEPIGNTGEIAKGSVIGVESDGVYVDIGGKAPGFMPKNECGLGVITNLKERFPKGLGVEVLVTREQNADGMVTISCRALALRKSWDKALELAKEGKVVEVKINGFNRGGVTCDLEGLRGFIPRSQLNSGENHESLVGKQTGVAFIEVNPDNRKLILSEKKAATAAKFAQLKIGQLVEGKVVAVKPYGFFVELDGISGLLHQSMITNGSLRSLKEVFNLGDNVKALITELDPGRGRIGLNTALLEGLPGELLVDKDKVLAEAEERAKKALSVLSTKEEQEK, encoded by the coding sequence ATGGCCGGATCAGGAAGCCCACAACCCAAAAGACCCAATCCTCCAAGGCAGCAGGACAGTATGCGAAAGCCTTTACAGGTAATGCATATCAGTCGCAAAAAAGAGCCTACAGCCTTTGATGAGCTTGACGATACCAAACAAATTAAAAGTGATAACAAACAACAAGAAGAGCACGGATTAAATCCAAAGAGCGAAAACATCCTTTTAAGACCTTCAGAAACTGCTAATAAAAAATCTCAAAAGGAATTTATAGATGAACAAGACAAAGAAGTAACTATGGAAGATCTTCTAAACAAAGAAAATCTTCCCAATCAAGACAAGGCATCTTCAGGAAATTTCACTTCAGGCGATTTTACAGAAAGAAGTGTTGATGATTTTGATTTTGATGAAGGAGCATTTCTTGCTGCACTAGAAGAAAATGAGCCTATTGGCAATACTGGTGAAATCGCTAAAGGGTCAGTAATTGGGGTGGAGAGTGATGGTGTCTATGTAGATATTGGAGGGAAAGCTCCTGGCTTTATGCCTAAAAACGAATGTGGCCTTGGTGTAATAACAAATCTCAAAGAGCGATTTCCAAAAGGCTTAGGAGTAGAAGTACTTGTAACACGAGAGCAAAATGCTGATGGGATGGTAACCATTAGTTGCAGAGCCTTAGCACTTCGCAAAAGCTGGGATAAAGCTCTTGAACTAGCAAAAGAGGGGAAAGTAGTTGAGGTAAAAATAAATGGATTCAATAGAGGAGGAGTAACTTGTGATCTTGAAGGTCTTCGTGGCTTTATTCCTCGCTCACAATTGAATTCAGGAGAAAATCATGAATCTCTTGTAGGCAAACAAACTGGAGTTGCATTTATTGAAGTTAATCCAGACAATCGCAAACTTATCCTGTCGGAAAAGAAAGCTGCAACTGCAGCTAAATTTGCACAACTTAAAATAGGTCAGCTTGTAGAGGGGAAAGTTGTTGCAGTTAAACCATACGGTTTCTTTGTTGAACTAGATGGGATTAGCGGTCTTTTACATCAATCAATGATTACTAATGGAAGCCTTAGATCTCTTAAAGAAGTTTTTAATCTAGGTGACAATGTCAAAGCACTTATAACAGAACTTGACCCTGGTAGAGGAAGGATTGGTTTAAACACAGCCCTTTTAGAAGGTCTTCCAGGCGAACTTCTTGTAGATAAAGACAAAGTATTAGCTGAAGCAGAGGAGCGAGCAAAGAAAGCGCTAAGCGTCCTTAGCACAAAAGAAGAGCAAGAAAAATGA
- the hemH gene encoding ferrochelatase — protein sequence MTRVGVLLMNLGGPERIKDVGPFLYNLFSDPEIIRLPIPLFQKPLAWFISTQRSSKSQKAYQAIGGGSPLRRITEQQARELQSELRKRGIDATSYVAMRYWHPFTESAVADIKADNISEVVVLPLYPHFSISTSGSSFRELRRLSEVDKDFQKLSIRCIRSWFDNPGYIAAMAKLIEKEVLACLSPEKAHICFTAHGVPKSYVEEAGDPYKDEIENCSLLIIDRIETSLGFSNSYTLSYQSRVGPEEWLQPYTEDVLQKLGSEGIKELVVVPISFVSEHIETLQEIDIEYREIAIKNGISNFRRVKALDTNPLFINGLADLVSTCLKGNNITLEEAARLPEKVKLYPQEKWQWGWNNSAEVWNGRVAMFVFIICFIELVIGNGPLHYVGLL from the coding sequence ATGACTCGTGTTGGCGTCCTTTTAATGAACCTAGGGGGACCTGAAAGAATTAAAGATGTTGGCCCTTTCTTGTATAACCTTTTTTCAGACCCTGAGATCATTAGATTGCCTATTCCATTATTCCAAAAGCCTTTGGCTTGGTTTATAAGCACACAGAGAAGTTCAAAGTCGCAAAAGGCTTATCAGGCAATAGGGGGTGGATCACCATTGAGAAGAATTACTGAACAACAAGCTAGGGAATTGCAGAGTGAATTGCGTAAAAGAGGAATTGATGCGACTAGTTATGTTGCTATGCGCTATTGGCACCCTTTTACTGAATCAGCAGTTGCTGATATAAAAGCAGATAATATTAGTGAGGTTGTTGTACTCCCCCTTTATCCTCACTTCTCAATTAGTACAAGTGGATCAAGCTTTAGAGAACTAAGACGTTTAAGCGAGGTTGATAAGGACTTTCAGAAGCTTTCTATAAGGTGTATTCGCAGTTGGTTTGACAATCCTGGATATATAGCTGCTATGGCTAAATTAATTGAAAAAGAAGTTCTTGCATGCTTGTCACCTGAAAAAGCCCATATTTGTTTTACAGCCCACGGTGTCCCTAAAAGTTATGTTGAGGAGGCAGGAGATCCTTATAAAGATGAGATAGAAAATTGTTCTTTATTAATTATTGACAGAATCGAAACATCTCTTGGATTCAGTAATTCTTATACTCTTTCTTACCAGAGCAGAGTTGGACCTGAAGAATGGCTACAGCCTTATACAGAAGATGTATTGCAAAAGCTGGGTTCTGAAGGAATTAAAGAACTAGTTGTTGTTCCAATAAGCTTTGTTAGTGAACATATAGAAACTCTACAAGAAATTGATATTGAGTATAGAGAAATTGCAATTAAGAATGGAATAAGTAATTTTCGTAGAGTTAAGGCTTTAGACACAAACCCTTTATTTATTAATGGGCTTGCAGACTTAGTTAGCACTTGTTTGAAAGGGAATAATATAACTCTTGAAGAGGCAGCAAGATTACCCGAGAAAGTTAAGCTTTATCCTCAAGAAAAATGGCAGTGGGGATGGAATAATAGTGCAGAAGTTTGGAATGGAAGAGTTGCAATGTTTGTATTCATTATTTGTTTCATAGAACTCGTTATTGGGAATGGACCATTGCATTATGTGGGGCTTCTTTAA
- a CDS encoding aldehyde oxygenase (deformylating), translating to MQTLEATKVNVSEESLPDFSSEKYKDAYSRINAIVIEGEKEAHDNYLAIGTLIPDKADELKKLAIMEMKHMKGFTACGKNLGVQADMPFAKEFFEPLHSNFQKAFDQGNLTTCFLIQAILIEAFAISAYHVYIRVADPFAKKITENVVKDEYLHLNYGQEWLKANLSSCKEDLIKANKQNLPLIKSMLDQVTDDAKSLDMDKEELMEEFMIAYQDSLVEIGLDSREIARMALAALV from the coding sequence ATGCAGACCCTAGAAGCTACAAAGGTTAATGTTTCAGAAGAAAGTTTGCCTGATTTTTCTTCTGAAAAGTATAAAGACGCTTATAGCAGGATAAATGCAATAGTTATTGAAGGCGAAAAGGAGGCTCATGATAACTATCTTGCGATAGGTACTCTTATCCCAGATAAGGCTGATGAGTTGAAGAAGCTAGCGATTATGGAGATGAAGCATATGAAGGGCTTTACTGCTTGTGGTAAAAACCTTGGTGTACAAGCTGATATGCCTTTTGCTAAAGAGTTTTTTGAGCCTCTACACAGTAATTTCCAGAAAGCTTTTGATCAGGGTAATTTAACAACTTGCTTTCTTATCCAAGCCATTTTAATAGAGGCTTTTGCAATATCTGCTTATCACGTGTACATCAGAGTGGCGGACCCTTTTGCAAAAAAAATTACTGAAAATGTTGTAAAGGATGAGTATTTACACTTGAATTATGGTCAGGAATGGTTGAAAGCTAATTTAAGCTCCTGCAAAGAGGACTTGATTAAAGCTAATAAGCAAAATCTTCCACTTATCAAATCAATGCTTGATCAAGTTACAGATGACGCTAAATCGCTTGATATGGATAAAGAGGAGCTTATGGAAGAATTTATGATTGCCTATCAAGACTCTCTAGTAGAGATTGGATTAGATTCCAGGGAAATAGCCCGAATGGCCTTAGCTGCTCTAGTTTGA
- a CDS encoding acetyl-CoA carboxylase carboxyltransferase subunit alpha, with protein MARRYLLEFEKPLVELEKQIEQIRELARDSEVDVSQQLLQLETLAARRREEIFRGLTPAEKIQVARHPQRPSTLDFIQMFTEDWIELHGDRNCSDDSALVGGVARIEDQSVMLIGQQKGRDTKENVARNFGMAKPGGYRKALRLMNHADRFNLPIISFIDTPGAYAGLLAEEQGQGEAIAVNLREMFRLKVPIIATVIGEGGSGGALGIGVADRLLMFEHSVYTVASPEACASILWRDAAKASDAAAALKITGEDLLNLGIVDEVIKEPSGGNNWAPLQAGEFLKQAILKHLKDLSELPISKLRDNRYEKFRRIGSFLEPNSQEAEFVK; from the coding sequence ATGGCACGTCGTTATCTTCTTGAATTTGAAAAACCTTTAGTAGAGCTTGAGAAGCAAATTGAACAAATTAGAGAACTTGCTCGTGATTCAGAGGTTGATGTTAGTCAGCAATTGCTTCAGTTAGAAACTCTTGCAGCAAGAAGACGAGAGGAAATCTTTAGAGGATTGACTCCTGCCGAAAAAATACAAGTTGCAAGACACCCTCAAAGACCCAGTACACTGGACTTTATTCAGATGTTTACGGAAGACTGGATAGAATTACATGGTGACAGGAATTGTAGTGATGACAGCGCCTTGGTCGGGGGAGTTGCTCGTATTGAAGATCAGTCGGTTATGTTGATTGGTCAGCAAAAGGGTAGGGATACGAAGGAGAATGTTGCTAGAAACTTTGGGATGGCCAAGCCAGGAGGATATCGAAAAGCATTGAGATTAATGAATCATGCAGATCGTTTTAACTTGCCAATTATTTCCTTTATCGATACTCCAGGGGCTTATGCTGGCCTTTTGGCTGAAGAACAAGGCCAAGGTGAAGCAATAGCAGTTAATTTGCGTGAAATGTTTCGATTAAAAGTACCTATTATTGCAACTGTAATTGGTGAAGGTGGTTCTGGTGGAGCCTTGGGTATTGGAGTAGCCGATAGATTACTAATGTTTGAACATAGTGTTTATACAGTGGCCAGCCCGGAGGCATGTGCTTCTATCCTTTGGCGCGATGCGGCTAAAGCATCTGATGCAGCAGCAGCTTTGAAAATCACTGGAGAAGATTTATTGAATTTAGGGATTGTAGACGAAGTTATAAAAGAGCCTTCAGGTGGAAACAATTGGGCGCCGCTTCAGGCAGGTGAATTCTTGAAGCAAGCCATTCTAAAACATTTAAAAGATCTTTCTGAGTTGCCTATAAGCAAACTTAGAGATAATAGGTACGAAAAATTTAGGAGAATAGGTAGTTTCTTAGAGCCAAATTCACAAGAAGCAGAATTTGTTAAATAG
- the pgeF gene encoding peptidoglycan editing factor PgeF → MKRNGCIYIQSKLLLKNGFIHAFFTKINSNKTPKGLSKLFNSDMKIHLLNQVHGEKVIIASDASNKKKASADSIISNKSDQSLWLYTADCIPILLADTKKGFVAAIHSGWKGLTLNIIKKTLEKLEFCGCQRADLIFALGPSISGIHYPVNEDIVNAFLISINANTRYNHNIDLFSFKDCISINNSIPFLDIRKAAKRQLLLEGISSKKICLNSECTYANSNLFNSWRRNQTKNRQWSFIVSKRI, encoded by the coding sequence ATGAAGAGAAATGGGTGTATTTATATTCAATCAAAATTATTATTAAAGAATGGTTTTATCCATGCATTCTTTACGAAGATAAATTCTAATAAGACACCAAAGGGTTTATCAAAACTATTCAATAGCGATATGAAAATTCATCTTTTGAACCAAGTACATGGAGAAAAAGTAATTATTGCGTCCGACGCATCTAACAAAAAAAAAGCAAGCGCAGACAGCATAATAAGTAACAAGTCCGATCAAAGTTTATGGCTATATACAGCTGATTGTATACCTATCTTATTAGCGGATACAAAAAAAGGCTTTGTCGCTGCAATACATTCTGGTTGGAAAGGGTTAACTCTCAATATAATAAAAAAAACACTGGAAAAACTAGAATTTTGCGGATGCCAAAGAGCCGACCTTATTTTTGCTCTTGGGCCATCCATAAGTGGAATTCATTATCCAGTAAATGAAGATATAGTTAATGCATTCCTCATAAGTATTAATGCGAACACAAGATATAACCATAATATAGATTTATTTTCATTCAAAGATTGTATTAGCATTAACAACTCCATACCTTTTCTTGACATTAGAAAGGCAGCAAAAAGACAATTACTTCTAGAAGGGATAAGCAGCAAGAAAATTTGTTTAAATTCAGAATGTACTTATGCAAATTCTAATCTATTCAACTCCTGGCGTAGGAATCAAACTAAAAACAGGCAATGGAGTTTTATAGTCTCAAAAAGAATATAA
- a CDS encoding nuclease → MKSASVIRIGDNNRDYKVKIACLDVDPLKEKEALEWLKMELPRKSKVNLLPKGSEDGVLVAKVINLNSEKDLANSMKELGLAKLYC, encoded by the coding sequence GTGAAAAGTGCTTCTGTTATTCGAATTGGTGACAATAATAGAGACTATAAAGTAAAAATCGCTTGCCTAGATGTTGACCCCTTAAAAGAAAAAGAGGCTCTTGAATGGTTGAAGATGGAATTGCCAAGAAAATCAAAGGTAAACCTTTTGCCTAAAGGTTCTGAAGATGGTGTTTTAGTGGCTAAAGTTATCAATCTTAATTCAGAGAAAGATTTGGCAAACTCAATGAAAGAATTGGGGCTTGCTAAGCTTTATTGCTAA
- a CDS encoding SDR family oxidoreductase: MTTALITGASKGIGKATAKAFAHAGWDLLLVARSRKSLESLSEELKTFGIKVFYECIDLSDANQIPTGIKNLLEHGFHPSVLINNAGVAWTGNLLSMPIDRWKWLMEVNLTSVFQVCSLVVPYMRNNKGLVINVSSHAARNAFSQWGAYCVSKAALESFTKCLAQEEKEFGVRACTLTLGSVNSALWDSDSVQSDFDREAMLSVDQVASEILHLAQQPDSQAIDDVVLMPSSGAF; this comes from the coding sequence TTGACAACAGCTCTCATTACAGGAGCCTCTAAAGGTATTGGAAAAGCAACTGCAAAGGCTTTTGCACATGCTGGCTGGGATTTATTGCTTGTAGCTCGTTCGAGAAAATCTCTGGAGTCTCTATCGGAAGAATTGAAAACTTTTGGGATTAAAGTTTTCTATGAGTGTATAGATCTATCTGATGCAAATCAGATACCTACAGGTATTAAAAATCTCCTTGAGCATGGATTTCATCCATCTGTTCTTATAAATAATGCTGGTGTTGCATGGACCGGTAACCTTTTATCTATGCCAATAGATAGATGGAAGTGGTTAATGGAAGTTAATCTCACAAGTGTTTTTCAGGTTTGCTCCCTTGTTGTTCCTTATATGAGAAATAATAAAGGCTTGGTTATTAATGTAAGTAGTCATGCTGCAAGAAATGCTTTCTCTCAATGGGGAGCATATTGTGTTTCTAAAGCTGCATTGGAGAGCTTTACTAAATGTTTAGCGCAGGAAGAGAAGGAATTTGGAGTAAGAGCTTGCACTCTTACTCTGGGATCTGTTAATAGCGCTCTCTGGGATTCTGATAGTGTTCAGAGTGACTTTGATCGAGAAGCAATGCTGTCCGTAGACCAAGTTGCATCCGAAATCTTGCATCTAGCTCAGCAGCCTGATTCTCAAGCAATAGATGACGTTGTATTAATGCCCTCGTCAGGTGCCTTTTGA